A single region of the Bacteroides luhongzhouii genome encodes:
- a CDS encoding sensor histidine kinase — translation MKQTFTSARRPLEVLIHIISWGIMFGFPFFFVERGNGNINWMAYMRHLAVPLSFMIVFYVNYFILVPRYLFQGQAKRYVVYNIIFLCAIGVLLHLWQSLTFDPSFVPKRKRPGMPPGWLFFLRDMLSLVFTIGLSAAIRMSARWTQNEAARKEAERNRAEAELKHLRNQLNPHFLLNTLNNIYALIAFDSDKAQQAVQELSKLLRYVLYDNQQTYVPLCKEVDFIRNYIELMRIRLSANVQMITKFDIQPDSQTLIAPLIFISLIENAFKHGISPTESSFISIHLSENANEVMCEIRNSNHPKTVEDKSGSGVGLEQVSRRLEILYPGAYTWSKGVSKDEKVYESRLSIKIRE, via the coding sequence ATGAAACAAACCTTTACATCCGCACGTCGTCCCCTGGAAGTACTGATACACATTATCAGCTGGGGGATTATGTTCGGTTTCCCGTTCTTCTTCGTCGAACGTGGGAACGGGAACATTAACTGGATGGCTTATATGCGCCATCTTGCCGTACCACTCTCTTTCATGATTGTGTTCTACGTGAATTATTTCATTCTCGTGCCCCGTTATCTTTTCCAGGGTCAGGCCAAAAGATATGTGGTCTACAACATTATCTTTTTATGCGCCATCGGCGTGTTGCTTCATCTTTGGCAAAGCCTGACGTTCGATCCGTCATTCGTCCCCAAACGCAAAAGGCCGGGGATGCCTCCGGGATGGTTGTTTTTCCTTAGGGATATGTTGAGCCTCGTATTCACTATCGGACTAAGTGCCGCTATCCGTATGAGTGCCCGATGGACACAGAATGAAGCTGCCCGCAAAGAGGCGGAACGGAACCGTGCGGAAGCGGAACTGAAGCACCTGCGGAACCAACTGAATCCTCACTTTCTACTGAATACGCTGAATAATATCTATGCACTGATTGCATTTGATTCGGACAAAGCGCAACAAGCCGTTCAGGAGTTGAGCAAACTGCTTCGTTATGTGTTATATGATAACCAGCAGACATACGTTCCTCTCTGTAAGGAGGTCGATTTTATCCGCAATTACATCGAACTGATGCGCATCCGTCTGTCCGCCAACGTGCAGATGATTACTAAATTCGATATTCAGCCCGACAGTCAGACGCTTATCGCCCCGCTTATCTTTATCTCTTTGATAGAGAACGCTTTCAAGCATGGAATCTCTCCTACTGAATCGAGTTTCATCAGTATTCATCTTTCGGAGAATGCCAACGAAGTGATGTGTGAAATCCGCAATAGCAATCATCCTAAGACAGTGGAGGATAAGAGTGGTTCGGGCGTGGGACTGGAACAGGTCAGCCGCCGGTTGGAGATTCTTTATCCCGGAGCTTATACGTGGTCGAAAGGTGTCTCAAAAGATGAAAAGGTATACGAATCGAGATTGAGTATCAAGATTAGAGAGTAG